From Hermetia illucens chromosome 6, iHerIll2.2.curated.20191125, whole genome shotgun sequence, one genomic window encodes:
- the LOC119659477 gene encoding longitudinals lacking protein, isoforms J/P/Q/S/Z-like encodes MGDMNDESASELAGVTVKIERTSPSPSTNTAHESNRSEGNADFSYDIKISSPISWAFEPIKTEKSLMSDVTTTVYAAVKKSRKSSSSSPTVSIRSKPRILQSQSGTNIQPMNSNANGTGNTDKRYRILFQNSRIRKESLEHSDDMIYNGDYEKPWICRNCNRNYKWKNSLKCHLKNECGQPPRYFCNKMCGYRTNVHSNLKRHLNTKCRSKDDQ; translated from the coding sequence ATGGGAGATATGAATGATGAAAGCGCTAGTGAATTAGCAGGCGTTACAGTGAAAATTGAACGCACTAGTCCAAGTCCATCTACGAACACTGCTCACGAAAGCAATCGCAGTGAAGGTAATGCAGATTTTAGTTATGATATAAAGATTTCTAGTCCGATTTCTTGGGCATTCGAGCCGATAAAAACGGAAAAATCTCTAATGTCTGATGTAACAACTACGGTATATGCTGCAGTAAAAAAGTCAAGAAAATCATCAAGTAGTTCTCCTACTGTGTCTATTCGTTCTAAACCACGTATACTGCAATCTCAAAGTGGGACTAACATTCAGCCTATGAATAGTAATGCGAACGGAACGGGCAACACAGATAAAAGATATCGAATTCTATTTCAAAATTCACGAATTCGTAAAGAAAGCTTAGAGCATTCGGATGACATGATTTATAATGGTGATTATGAAAAACCATGGATCTGCCGAAATTGCAATCGTAATTACAAGTGGAAAAATAGTTTGAAATGTCATTTGAAAAATGAATGTGGCCAGCCGCCACGATATTTTTGCAATAAGATGTGTGGATACCGCACTAACGTTCACAGTAATTTAAAAAGACATTTAAACACTAAATGTCGAAGCAAGGACGatcaataa